A single region of the Theileria annulata chromosome 4, complete sequence, *** SEQUENCING IN PROGRESS *** genome encodes:
- a CDS encoding microtubule-associated protein (YTM1 homologue), putative (Tap579b07.q1c.cand.45 - score = 97.78;~SMART 4 WD40 (SM00320) at aa 178-221, E()=8.59e-01; 245-285, E()=1.78e-05; 288-326, E()=5.15e-02; 344-383, E()=2.77e-01), producing MTVEEIYAKFVNGSDEKYDLEDNNFLISTSMDRNSLSKMINELLNLENHVSFDIIINNNRLRTTISEVLEEQNIQSETIIEVLYVLTISEPSENNVDNLNDWISGLSHDVCSDISAVCCYNGTVSLYKSETMEKVFNFSNESSKSSIHITTKADPQVYEIVCGTFNGLVEVYYVNSRVQSPFNTLVASNNKLSDTVTSVTVDDTCKVIASGGYDKIITLYQNVEMLDEELMDSKSRKRPLDETSTLSQLGSLEHHTKTITKLKYFPGKNEKLLSSSIDGKLCVWDIEKRSLVSSNNTGNPITCFDISPNGTMVCTGNNLGSLSIWDLNSDNTEVKLNSGQESYNFTKVSQSKNFERLVSDVSWNPTNNLISSISLDGSVILLDVRSPKFPLQTVKCKNEEEYDRGTCTKWTSSKDIIYTTASGLVNKLSYKEI from the exons ATGACAGTTGAAGAAATCTATGCCAAATTTGTCAACGGATCTGACGAAAAATATGATCTTGAGGATAACAATTTTCTTATATCCACAAGTATGGATAGAAATTCTCTATCAAAG ATGATAAATGAGCTTCTAAACTTGGAAAACCATGTTTCTTTTGACATtataattaacaataatCGGCTCCGAACCACAATTTCAGA ggTTTTGGAAGAACAGAATATTCAATCTGAAACTATAATTGAAGTATTATATGTTTTGACTATAAGTGAGCCATCTGAGAATAATGTTGATAACCTGAATGATTGGATTTCTGGTCTTTCACATGACGTTTGTTCAG ACATTTCAGCTGTGTGTTGTTACAATGGAACAGTTTCATTATACAAATCGGAAACAATGGAAAAGgtgtttaatttttcaaatgaGTCTTCAAAATCATCAATTCACATTACTACTAA GGCAGATCCACAAGTTTATGAGATTGTTTGTGGTACTTTCAATGGTCTTGTTGAGGTATACTATGTTAATTCCAGGGTCCAAAGTCCATTCAATACACTAGTGGCTTCTAATAACAA attaTCTGATACTGTAACCTCAGTAACAGTTGATGATACTTGTAAAGTTATAGCATCTGGAGGATAcgataaaattattacacTATATCAAAAT GTGGAAATGTTAGATGAGGAATTAATGGATTCAAAGTCTAGAAAACG ACCATTAGATGAGACGAGTACATTATCGCAGCTTGGATCCCTAGAACATCACACAAAGACCATAACA AAATTGAAATACTTTCCCggtaaaaatgaaaaattgCTATCCTCTTCAATTGATGGGAAATTATGTGTTTGGGATATTGAGAAACGGAGTTTAGTTTCTTCTAATAACACTGGAAAT CCCATAACTTGTTTCGATATATCACCAAATGGAACCATGGTTTGTACTGGTAATAATTTGGGGAGTCTTTCAATTTGGGACTTGAACTCTGATAATACTGAGGTCAAGCTGAATTCCGGACAGGAATCTTATAACTTTACCAAAGTGTCACAATCAAAGAATTTTGAGCGCCTAGTCAGTGATGTTTCATGGAATCCAACAAATAATCTTATATCATCCATTTCTCTGGACGGAAGCGTTATTCTTCTAGACGTCAGATCACCAAAATTCCCACTCCAAACA GTTAAATGTAAGAATGAAGAGGAATATGATAGAGGGACATGTACAAAGTGGACTAGTTCAAAGGATATCATATATACCACAGCCTCCGGCCTTGTAAATAAGTTAAGCTATAAAGaaatttag